One genomic region from Amycolatopsis sp. FBCC-B4732 encodes:
- a CDS encoding lipid-transfer protein: MTLSGKAAIAGIGATEFSKDSGRSELRLAAECISHALADAGLSPSDVDGLVSFTMDGNAEIAVARELGIPELKFFSRIHYGGGAAAATVQQAAMAVATGVADVVVAYRAFNERSGMRFGQVSPAAAGQVNSSGVDNAFHYPMGIATPAATVAMVAQRYLHDYGATSEDFGRVAVIDRKHAATNPNAWFHERPITLEQHQASRWVAEPLHLLDCCQESDGGVALVVTSVERARDLARPAAVIAAAAQGSGPDQYVMTSYYRDDLAALPEMGVVGRQLWGQSGLGPSDVDVAVLYDHFTPYVLMQLEELGFCGRGEAKDFIAGGALELDGALPLNPHGGQLGEAYIHGMNGIAEGVRQVRGTAVNQVTGASRVLVTAGTGVPTSGLILTGD, translated from the coding sequence GTGACGCTCTCGGGCAAGGCGGCCATCGCCGGGATCGGCGCGACCGAGTTCTCGAAGGACTCCGGGCGCAGCGAACTGCGGCTGGCGGCCGAATGCATCTCGCACGCACTCGCCGACGCCGGGCTCTCGCCGTCCGATGTGGACGGACTGGTGTCGTTCACCATGGACGGCAACGCGGAGATCGCGGTGGCGCGGGAACTCGGCATCCCGGAGCTCAAGTTCTTCAGCCGCATCCACTACGGCGGCGGCGCGGCGGCGGCGACCGTGCAGCAGGCCGCGATGGCGGTGGCGACCGGGGTCGCGGACGTCGTCGTCGCGTACCGGGCGTTCAACGAGCGCTCGGGGATGCGGTTCGGCCAGGTGTCCCCGGCCGCGGCCGGCCAGGTGAACTCGTCGGGGGTGGACAACGCTTTCCACTACCCGATGGGCATCGCGACCCCGGCGGCCACCGTGGCGATGGTCGCGCAGCGCTACCTCCACGACTACGGCGCGACCAGCGAGGACTTCGGCCGCGTGGCGGTGATCGACCGCAAGCACGCGGCGACCAACCCGAACGCGTGGTTCCACGAGCGGCCGATCACCCTGGAGCAGCACCAGGCGTCGCGCTGGGTGGCCGAGCCGCTGCACCTGCTCGACTGCTGCCAGGAGAGCGACGGCGGCGTCGCGCTGGTCGTCACCAGCGTGGAGCGCGCCCGCGACCTCGCGCGGCCGGCGGCGGTGATCGCCGCGGCGGCCCAGGGGAGCGGGCCGGACCAGTACGTGATGACCAGCTACTACCGCGACGACCTGGCCGCGCTGCCGGAGATGGGCGTCGTCGGGCGGCAGCTGTGGGGCCAGTCCGGGCTCGGACCGTCCGATGTGGACGTCGCGGTGCTGTACGACCACTTCACGCCGTACGTCCTGATGCAGCTGGAGGAGCTGGGCTTCTGCGGCCGCGGCGAGGCGAAGGACTTCATCGCCGGCGGCGCGCTGGAACTCGACGGCGCGCTGCCGCTCAACCCGCACGGCGGCCAGCTCGGCGAGGCCTACATCCACGGCATGAACGGCATCGCCGAAGGCGTCCGGCAGGTCCGCGGCACGGCGGTCAACCAGGTCACCGGCGCGTCCCGGGTGCTGGTCACGGCGGGCACGGGCGTGCCGACCAGCGGACTCATCCTGACGGGTGACTGA
- a CDS encoding bifunctional MaoC family dehydratase N-terminal/OB-fold nucleic acid binding domain-containing protein, which produces MTIEETAREIAARGECAPRLARDPVNQAMVNNWVEAIGDANPVYTDPEFAAQSVHKGLVAPPAMAQVWTMGGLNVPRGSDDPLGLMMELLDEAGFTSVVATNSEQTYHRYLRPGEQVEARTKLEDVVGPKKTALGEGWFVTTRMTWYVEGEAVAEMMFRVLKFRPPAPKPPAAPVLRPVISKDTEFFWDGLRRGELRIQRWGETLRHPPGPMPPDGALDAKPDYVVASGRGTVFSYVVHHHPPVPGKDLPFVVALVELEEGVRVMAELLDAAPEEVHIGLPVVAAFVRVDDDLTLPAWKVAR; this is translated from the coding sequence ATGACCATCGAAGAAACCGCCCGGGAAATCGCCGCCCGCGGGGAGTGCGCGCCGCGCCTGGCGCGGGACCCGGTCAACCAGGCCATGGTGAACAACTGGGTCGAGGCCATCGGGGACGCCAACCCGGTCTACACCGACCCGGAGTTCGCCGCGCAGAGTGTCCACAAGGGACTGGTCGCGCCGCCCGCGATGGCGCAGGTGTGGACGATGGGCGGGCTGAACGTCCCGCGCGGCAGCGACGACCCGCTCGGCCTGATGATGGAGTTACTGGACGAAGCCGGGTTCACGTCCGTCGTCGCGACGAACTCCGAGCAGACCTACCACCGCTACCTGCGGCCGGGCGAGCAGGTGGAAGCGCGGACGAAACTGGAAGACGTCGTCGGGCCGAAGAAGACCGCGCTCGGCGAAGGCTGGTTCGTCACCACGCGGATGACCTGGTACGTCGAGGGCGAAGCCGTCGCGGAGATGATGTTCCGCGTCCTCAAGTTCCGGCCGCCCGCGCCGAAGCCGCCGGCGGCGCCGGTGCTGCGGCCGGTGATCAGCAAGGACACCGAGTTCTTCTGGGACGGTCTTCGCCGGGGCGAACTGCGCATCCAGCGCTGGGGCGAGACGCTGCGGCACCCGCCCGGCCCGATGCCGCCGGACGGCGCGCTCGACGCCAAGCCGGACTACGTCGTCGCGAGCGGCCGCGGGACGGTGTTCTCCTACGTCGTGCACCACCACCCGCCGGTGCCGGGCAAGGACCTCCCGTTCGTCGTGGCACTGGTGGAACTGGAAGAAGGGGTCCGGGTGATGGCGGAGCTGCTCGACGCCGCGCCGGAGGAAGTCCACATCGGACTGCCGGTGGTGGCCGCGTTCGTCCGGGTCGACGACGACCTGACCCTGCCCGCGTGGAAGGTGGCCCGATGA
- a CDS encoding alpha/beta fold hydrolase produces the protein MAATRRLVTVPPTAGVPDPVPLELPGRGRTVVTDVGPRDAPALVLLHSVACTGLLTWYPALAGLARDHRVVVFDQRWHGRGIRSPEFRLADCAGDVTAVADALGIGRFALAGYSMGGLVAQLVARAEPERVTGLVLCSTASTFRRGLRQRVALDVFGRTVRQLRERVKLPVVPAAPLRRVEDHRWGLREFRSTKPWEIAVAVDEIGRFDSTPWLHTLRLPTAVVVTGRDRFIAPHHQRSLARRIPGAATYEVAAGHAACVLAADRWVPALLAAVHSL, from the coding sequence ATGGCGGCGACGCGGCGGCTGGTCACCGTGCCGCCCACGGCGGGCGTGCCCGACCCGGTTCCCCTCGAGCTGCCCGGCCGCGGGCGGACGGTGGTCACCGACGTCGGCCCGCGGGACGCGCCCGCGCTCGTCTTGCTGCACTCCGTGGCCTGCACCGGCCTGCTGACCTGGTATCCGGCACTGGCCGGGCTGGCGCGTGATCACCGCGTGGTCGTGTTCGACCAGCGGTGGCACGGCCGGGGCATCCGCTCGCCGGAGTTCCGGCTCGCCGACTGCGCCGGGGACGTGACCGCGGTCGCGGACGCGCTCGGCATCGGCCGGTTCGCGCTCGCGGGGTACTCGATGGGCGGGCTGGTCGCCCAGCTGGTCGCCCGCGCCGAGCCAGAACGTGTTACCGGTTTGGTGCTGTGCTCGACCGCGAGCACCTTCCGCCGCGGGCTGCGGCAGCGCGTCGCGCTCGACGTCTTCGGCCGGACGGTGCGGCAGCTGCGCGAGCGCGTGAAGCTGCCGGTCGTGCCCGCGGCCCCGCTGCGGCGCGTCGAGGACCACCGGTGGGGGCTGCGGGAGTTCCGCTCGACCAAGCCGTGGGAGATCGCCGTCGCCGTCGACGAGATCGGCCGGTTCGACTCGACGCCGTGGCTCCACACCTTGCGGCTGCCCACGGCGGTCGTCGTGACCGGCCGGGACCGGTTCATCGCGCCCCACCACCAGCGGTCGCTCGCCCGCCGGATCCCGGGCGCGGCCACCTACGAAGTCGCGGCCGGGCACGCCGCGTGCGTCCTGGCCGCCGACCGGTGGGTACCCGCCCTGCTCGCCGCCGTCCACTCCCTCTGA
- a CDS encoding acyl-CoA dehydrogenase family protein, with amino-acid sequence MDFTLDDTQSEIAALAAKVLGAEDDPWRALAGSGLLALALPPDLEGDGLGVAEVAQVLTEVGRAAAPVPAYAALALGVLPVETLGTPAQRAEFLPPVAAGEGLLTAALHEPSTPLTADPAASARAANGKWLLDGVKTAVPYAAEATRILTPVTTPHGTAVYLVDPRADGVTLVPTRNSAGTPECTLRLDDVAVEETDLLFDRGAVAALHRFALAGALALGDGLVAGALALTVKHVGERAQFGRPLAAFQAVAGQIADVYVAARTVHLAVTSAVWRLAAGLDADAELDIAAYWLAEEAPKALATCHHLHGGVGVDETYPLHRYSSAVKDLGRALGGAAHRLGRLGERVAG; translated from the coding sequence GTGGACTTCACCCTTGACGACACGCAGAGCGAGATCGCCGCGCTGGCCGCGAAAGTGCTCGGCGCCGAAGACGATCCCTGGCGCGCCCTCGCCGGATCGGGCTTGCTGGCGCTCGCGCTGCCCCCCGATCTCGAGGGCGACGGCCTGGGCGTCGCCGAAGTCGCGCAGGTCCTGACCGAGGTCGGCCGGGCCGCCGCGCCGGTGCCCGCGTACGCCGCGCTCGCGCTGGGCGTCCTGCCGGTCGAGACGCTCGGCACGCCCGCCCAGCGCGCGGAGTTCCTGCCGCCGGTCGCGGCCGGGGAAGGGCTGCTCACCGCGGCGCTGCACGAGCCGTCCACGCCACTGACCGCCGACCCCGCCGCCTCCGCGCGCGCGGCCAACGGGAAGTGGCTGCTCGACGGCGTGAAGACGGCGGTCCCGTACGCCGCCGAAGCCACCCGGATCCTCACGCCGGTGACCACTCCGCACGGCACCGCCGTCTACCTGGTCGACCCGCGCGCCGACGGCGTCACGCTCGTTCCCACGCGGAACTCGGCCGGGACGCCGGAGTGCACCCTGCGGCTCGACGACGTCGCCGTCGAAGAGACCGACCTGCTCTTCGACCGGGGCGCGGTCGCGGCGCTGCACCGGTTCGCGCTGGCCGGCGCGCTCGCGCTCGGCGACGGGCTGGTGGCCGGCGCCCTCGCGCTCACCGTCAAGCACGTCGGCGAACGCGCCCAGTTCGGCCGTCCGCTGGCGGCCTTCCAGGCGGTGGCGGGCCAGATCGCCGACGTCTACGTCGCCGCGCGCACCGTGCACCTCGCCGTGACGTCCGCGGTGTGGCGGCTGGCCGCCGGCCTCGACGCGGACGCCGAACTGGACATCGCCGCCTACTGGCTCGCCGAGGAAGCCCCGAAGGCGCTCGCGACCTGCCACCACCTGCACGGCGGTGTCGGCGTCGACGAAACCTACCCGCTGCACCGGTATTCGTCGGCGGTCAAGGATCTCGGCCGGGCGCTCGGCGGCGCCGCGCACCGGCTCGGCAGGCTCGGCGAACGAGTGGCGGGGTGA
- a CDS encoding acyl dehydratase: MTVAEGTELPPLTIETTPTFVVSTALATRDFQDVHHDRDAAVARGSKDIFLNILTDTGLVQRFVSDWAGPEALIRSVKIRLGVPCYAYDTLTFTGRVVSADGNDVVVSVSGVDSLGEHVAGTVEVTLP; the protein is encoded by the coding sequence ATGACCGTCGCCGAAGGAACGGAACTGCCGCCGCTGACGATCGAGACGACACCGACGTTCGTCGTCAGCACGGCGCTGGCCACCCGCGACTTCCAGGACGTGCACCACGACCGGGACGCGGCGGTGGCGCGCGGCTCGAAGGACATCTTCCTCAACATCCTCACCGACACCGGCCTGGTGCAGCGGTTCGTCTCGGACTGGGCCGGGCCGGAGGCGCTCATCCGCTCGGTCAAGATCCGGCTCGGGGTGCCCTGCTACGCCTACGACACCTTGACCTTCACCGGCCGGGTGGTGTCCGCCGACGGCAACGACGTCGTCGTGTCGGTGTCCGGTGTGGACTCACTCGGCGAGCACGTCGCCGGCACCGTGGAGGTGACCCTCCCGTGA
- a CDS encoding acyl-CoA dehydrogenase family protein translates to MHVELTAAQKDLRAELRAYFAGLISPEERREMRRERHGPVFREIVRRMGRDGRLGVGWPKEDGGQGFGEIEQHLFVDEAARADVQLPSVTLQTVGPTLQQFGTDEQKSFFLPKILAGEIHFAIGYTEPEAGTDLAALRTTAVRDGDEYVVNGQKIFTTGGHDADYVWLAVRTAPDAPRHKGISILITDTRDPGYSWTPIITCDGAHHVNATYYSDVRVPVNRLVGKENEGWRLITTQLNHERVMLGPAGRIGGMYDRVRAWAAAHDLLDLADVRAVLAEAMAVTRVNELLNWQVAVSSATAPVVVGDASATKVFSSEVIQRIGRNLEELVARHGDPADPDTAELAEWLDVCAKRNIVLTFGGGVSEIQRELIASIGLGLPRVPR, encoded by the coding sequence ATGCACGTCGAACTGACCGCGGCGCAGAAGGACCTGCGCGCGGAGCTCCGCGCGTACTTCGCCGGGCTGATCAGCCCGGAGGAACGCCGGGAAATGCGGCGGGAGCGGCACGGACCGGTGTTCCGCGAGATCGTCCGCCGGATGGGCCGCGACGGCCGGCTCGGCGTCGGCTGGCCGAAGGAGGACGGCGGGCAGGGTTTCGGCGAGATCGAGCAGCACCTGTTCGTCGACGAGGCCGCGCGCGCCGACGTCCAGCTGCCGTCGGTGACGCTGCAGACCGTCGGGCCGACGCTGCAGCAGTTCGGCACCGACGAGCAGAAGTCCTTCTTCCTGCCCAAGATCCTCGCCGGGGAGATCCACTTCGCGATCGGCTACACCGAACCGGAAGCCGGCACCGACCTCGCGGCGCTGCGGACGACGGCGGTGCGCGACGGCGACGAGTACGTCGTCAACGGCCAGAAGATCTTCACCACCGGCGGGCACGACGCCGACTACGTCTGGCTCGCCGTCCGGACCGCGCCCGACGCGCCCCGCCACAAGGGCATCTCGATCCTCATCACCGACACCAGAGATCCGGGCTACTCGTGGACGCCGATCATCACCTGCGACGGCGCCCACCACGTCAACGCGACGTACTATTCGGACGTTCGCGTGCCGGTGAACCGGCTGGTGGGCAAGGAGAACGAGGGCTGGCGGCTGATCACGACGCAGCTCAACCACGAGCGCGTGATGCTCGGACCGGCCGGGCGCATCGGCGGGATGTACGACCGCGTGCGCGCCTGGGCCGCCGCCCACGATCTGCTCGACCTCGCCGACGTGCGGGCCGTGCTGGCCGAAGCGATGGCGGTGACGCGGGTGAACGAGCTGCTGAACTGGCAGGTCGCGGTGTCTTCGGCGACCGCGCCGGTCGTGGTCGGCGACGCGTCGGCGACCAAGGTGTTCAGCTCCGAGGTGATCCAGCGGATCGGCCGGAACCTCGAAGAACTCGTCGCCCGCCACGGCGATCCGGCCGATCCGGACACCGCCGAGCTGGCCGAGTGGCTGGACGTCTGCGCCAAGCGCAACATCGTGCTGACGTTCGGCGGCGGGGTCAGTGAAATCCAACGGGAGCTGATCGCGTCGATCGGCCTGGGCCTGCCGAGGGTGCCGCGATGA
- a CDS encoding nitroreductase family deazaflavin-dependent oxidoreductase produces MGRFSLPEQKPDGLDSPVTAKVMKYGAKAQVAVFKLTGGRIGSTWRVGAGFRKPVPTLLLEHRGRKSGRRFTTPLLYLRSGGDVVIVASQGGLPRHPQWYFNLRADPETRIHLRGRRDVPVTARVAAPAERAELWPRLVELYADFAKYQAWTDREIPVVVLSPRP; encoded by the coding sequence ATGGGACGCTTCAGCCTGCCGGAGCAGAAACCCGACGGCCTCGACTCGCCGGTGACGGCGAAGGTCATGAAGTACGGCGCGAAGGCGCAGGTCGCGGTCTTCAAGCTGACCGGCGGCCGGATCGGCAGCACCTGGCGGGTCGGGGCCGGGTTCCGCAAGCCGGTGCCGACGCTGCTGCTGGAGCACCGCGGCCGCAAGTCCGGGCGCCGGTTCACCACCCCGCTGCTCTACCTGCGGTCCGGCGGGGACGTCGTCATCGTCGCCTCGCAGGGCGGGCTGCCGCGGCACCCGCAGTGGTACTTCAACCTGCGGGCGGACCCCGAGACCCGCATCCACCTGAGGGGACGCCGGGACGTCCCGGTGACGGCCCGCGTCGCGGCGCCGGCCGAACGCGCCGAGCTGTGGCCGCGCCTGGTCGAGCTCTACGCGGACTTCGCGAAGTACCAGGCGTGGACCGACCGGGAGATCCCGGTCGTCGTGCTCAGCCCGCGGCCTTGA